The proteins below are encoded in one region of Anaerosporomusa subterranea:
- a CDS encoding lysophospholipid acyltransferase family protein — MQYWILKTISRILCLLPYCLLLSLGKGLGRLYYLLAKSQRKLALTQIQERMNLSPEEAEKTIRQLFINLAQTFLEIMYMPRLNKTTINNYVDIENRHYLDAAMAEGKGIAILAAHFGNWEWLGAGLALNGYPLAAVFKGQPNDQHTRLLTEYRQHVGMEVYAKGGNEVLGLVKAFKRGQAVGLISDQNAGKTGITLDFFGKPSSTHSGISVFAAKLGCPVVPIFIVRRPEGGHRILVQPPHHFEHTGHQAEDITAFTAKMSKIIEDIIRQYPDHWIWFHKRWRDPHHGRAASGGDMQ, encoded by the coding sequence ATGCAATACTGGATATTAAAAACAATCAGCCGCATACTATGCCTCCTCCCGTACTGCCTTCTGCTGAGCTTAGGGAAAGGACTGGGTCGCCTATACTACCTGCTGGCCAAATCGCAGCGGAAATTAGCCCTGACGCAGATCCAGGAACGGATGAACCTGTCGCCAGAGGAAGCAGAGAAGACTATTCGTCAGTTGTTTATCAACTTGGCGCAAACATTTCTCGAAATTATGTATATGCCCAGATTGAATAAGACAACGATTAATAACTACGTAGACATTGAGAACCGTCACTATCTTGACGCAGCCATGGCTGAAGGCAAAGGTATTGCCATCCTCGCAGCCCACTTCGGTAATTGGGAGTGGCTGGGGGCGGGTTTAGCATTGAATGGTTACCCGTTGGCTGCTGTTTTCAAAGGCCAGCCCAATGATCAACATACTCGTTTGCTTACTGAATACCGCCAGCATGTGGGAATGGAAGTGTATGCTAAAGGTGGCAACGAAGTGCTTGGCCTTGTCAAGGCCTTTAAGCGCGGCCAAGCTGTAGGTCTTATTTCCGACCAAAACGCCGGTAAAACCGGAATCACCCTCGACTTTTTTGGCAAACCGTCATCTACCCACAGCGGCATCAGCGTTTTTGCCGCCAAGCTAGGCTGTCCTGTAGTACCTATCTTTATTGTCAGACGCCCAGAAGGCGGTCATCGTATTTTGGTTCAACCGCCGCATCACTTTGAACACACCGGCCATCAGGCTGAAGACATAACTGCATTTACCGCTAAGATGAGCAAGATTATAGAAGACATCATTCGCCAATATCCAGATCATTGGATCTGGTTCCACAAACGTTGGCGTGACCCGCATCACGGCCGAGCCGCGAGTGGAGGTGATATGCAATGA
- the lptC gene encoding LPS export ABC transporter periplasmic protein LptC: MNKRTALVYALVGLFLLGCLYYFFREETIAPEASGPQNPSKREISFEKTDLVEEKDGKRLWEFSAETATVDETTKKIYLTNVKGTFYRDDGSSVTMIAHKGVADTVSKEVFLEGEVSAVSANDGATFTAPQVRWAGQLRWFFADGGVKLTKQGTVITGDKLESDVDMEKVKVRGNAKVVSGGGAL, translated from the coding sequence ATGAACAAACGAACCGCCCTTGTATATGCCTTGGTAGGTCTATTCTTACTAGGCTGTCTGTATTATTTTTTCCGAGAAGAGACCATCGCTCCTGAGGCTTCCGGTCCACAGAATCCGTCTAAACGAGAAATATCGTTTGAAAAGACGGACCTGGTGGAGGAAAAAGACGGTAAGCGTCTCTGGGAGTTCAGCGCTGAAACGGCTACTGTAGATGAAACGACAAAAAAGATATACTTAACCAATGTCAAAGGGACCTTTTACCGCGACGATGGCAGTTCTGTTACTATGATTGCCCATAAGGGAGTTGCTGACACAGTCAGCAAAGAAGTTTTCCTAGAAGGTGAAGTGTCGGCGGTTTCGGCAAACGATGGTGCAACCTTCACCGCTCCACAAGTGCGTTGGGCCGGCCAGCTCCGCTGGTTCTTTGCTGACGGCGGTGTCAAACTCACTAAACAGGGCACTGTTATAACTGGTGATAAACTCGAAAGTGATGTCGATATGGAAAAAGTTAAAGTTCGCGGCAATGCAAAAGTCGTGAGCGGAGGGGGTGCCCTATGA
- a CDS encoding LptA/OstA family protein, whose amino-acid sequence MKNNRLTVVGLIVLTLFSLTTGLQAKATEPFRLEADVIDYNSKTGQMVASGANGVKLIQGTLTLTGLKADYNAKTQAGIMTGGVKGIQDNMTLTADQVESLEGNKQMIATGDVVLVNGADRLTAPKVDYFSDRQLAVVEKDAKLVNADGTITADRMETFFQEKRSVAQGNVKINSEQRKLQASSDHAVYYGAKPGEQGKIVLTGNAHAVQDGNTIVGQTLTLYMDDKAVDATGRTKIVIAPTSK is encoded by the coding sequence ATGAAAAATAACCGATTGACTGTAGTAGGTCTGATTGTACTCACACTATTCAGTCTAACCACAGGCCTGCAAGCAAAAGCGACAGAACCGTTTCGTCTGGAAGCGGATGTCATTGACTACAACTCAAAGACCGGTCAGATGGTGGCCTCTGGCGCAAACGGCGTCAAACTGATTCAAGGTACTTTGACCCTAACCGGTTTAAAAGCTGATTATAATGCCAAAACCCAGGCAGGAATCATGACCGGTGGTGTCAAAGGCATTCAAGACAATATGACCTTAACGGCAGATCAAGTGGAAAGCCTGGAAGGCAACAAGCAAATGATCGCCACCGGCGACGTGGTATTGGTAAATGGCGCTGATCGCCTAACTGCCCCCAAGGTTGATTATTTCAGCGACCGACAGTTAGCTGTTGTCGAAAAAGACGCAAAACTGGTCAACGCTGATGGCACCATCACCGCAGACCGGATGGAGACATTTTTCCAGGAAAAGCGCTCAGTCGCTCAAGGTAATGTCAAGATTAACAGCGAACAGCGCAAGCTGCAGGCCAGCTCCGACCATGCCGTCTATTATGGAGCTAAGCCGGGAGAACAAGGGAAAATCGTGCTTACAGGCAATGCCCACGCCGTCCAGGACGGGAACACTATTGTTGGTCAAACCCTCACCCTGTATATGGATGACAAAGCAGTAGACGCTACCGGCCGGACGAAAATCGTCATCGCGCCGACCAGCAAGTAA
- the lptB gene encoding LPS export ABC transporter ATP-binding protein — protein sequence MYIETQNLVKTFKERNVVDGVSLRVDQGSIVGLLGPNGAGKTTTFYMIVGLEQPNAGKVFVNGEDITNLPMYRRSRYGIGYLPQEASVFRKLSVQDNLLAILETTTLTKAEQHDKMESLLAEFKITHVRDRMGSMLSGGERRRVEIARSLATEPAFILLDEPFAGVDPLAVDDIQGIISYLKTRGIGILITDHNVRETLSIVDKAYILNEGKILIAGDSETIANSDIAKKFYLGEKFSL from the coding sequence ATGTATATTGAAACTCAAAACCTGGTTAAAACATTTAAAGAACGTAATGTCGTCGATGGCGTCAGCTTGCGGGTTGACCAGGGCAGCATCGTCGGCTTATTAGGTCCGAACGGCGCCGGTAAGACCACAACTTTTTATATGATTGTCGGTCTGGAGCAGCCTAATGCAGGCAAAGTCTTCGTCAATGGCGAAGATATTACCAATTTGCCGATGTATCGCCGTTCACGCTATGGCATCGGTTATCTGCCACAGGAAGCATCAGTATTTCGCAAACTGAGCGTACAAGATAACCTGCTGGCTATTCTTGAGACCACTACATTGACGAAAGCCGAGCAGCATGATAAAATGGAAAGCTTGCTGGCTGAATTCAAAATCACGCATGTACGTGATCGCATGGGCTCGATGCTATCAGGCGGCGAACGCCGCCGTGTTGAAATCGCCCGCAGCCTGGCCACTGAGCCGGCCTTCATCCTTCTTGATGAACCCTTTGCCGGCGTTGACCCGCTGGCGGTGGACGACATCCAAGGCATCATCAGTTACCTGAAAACCCGCGGTATCGGCATTCTGATCACAGACCACAATGTCCGCGAGACACTCAGTATCGTCGACAAAGCCTATATACTCAACGAAGGCAAAATCCTTATCGCCGGCGATAGCGAAACCATCGCCAACAGCGACATCGCCAAAAAGTTCTATCTTGGGGAGAAGTTTTCGCTGTAA
- the lptG gene encoding LPS export ABC transporter permease LptG — protein MRILDKYIFKELLGPFVFGVGAFSSIFIGGGTLYRIAQYITQYGAGVDIVIKLFVYSLPEIIVMTFPMSMLLASLMSFGRLSSSSEIIAMKSGGISFYRLTAPVFVAALAVSIFSMVFSEKVVPQSKAAYNNLVRYEIEKNTKPRSQEHIVIKEVDQGSLERLTYARRFEESDSTMYGITIQEFEADKLVRVENAEKAIWQGSQWIMQNGVIHDLSTEGKVQRSLQFDKQIMPVDKNPQSISTAQKKAEEMSISELKQYIKTLKREFVKSGKYETELHQRITIPMASLVFAMIGAPLGLQPHRTSSSIGLGLSIIIIFAYYTVMTIFNALGQGGAIYPMLAAWIPNLAGIIAGVFLIRKASR, from the coding sequence ATGCGTATATTAGATAAATACATTTTCAAAGAACTGCTCGGTCCATTCGTCTTTGGTGTTGGCGCTTTTTCAAGCATCTTCATCGGCGGCGGTACATTGTACCGCATCGCGCAGTATATCACCCAATATGGTGCAGGTGTTGATATTGTCATCAAGCTATTTGTCTACAGCCTGCCGGAGATCATCGTGATGACCTTCCCGATGTCGATGCTGTTAGCTTCGCTCATGTCCTTTGGCCGACTTTCGTCCTCGAGCGAAATCATCGCCATGAAATCCGGCGGTATTAGCTTTTATCGGCTGACTGCGCCAGTCTTTGTCGCCGCGTTGGCTGTCAGCATCTTCTCCATGGTGTTCAGCGAGAAAGTCGTGCCACAGTCAAAAGCAGCTTACAACAATTTAGTACGTTATGAAATCGAAAAGAACACCAAGCCGCGCTCACAAGAACACATTGTTATTAAAGAAGTCGATCAGGGAAGTCTTGAACGTCTGACGTACGCCCGCCGTTTTGAGGAATCTGACAGCACGATGTATGGCATTACCATCCAAGAGTTTGAAGCAGATAAACTAGTTCGCGTCGAGAATGCTGAGAAAGCCATATGGCAAGGTAGTCAGTGGATTATGCAAAACGGCGTCATCCACGATTTGTCCACCGAAGGAAAAGTTCAGCGCTCGCTGCAGTTTGATAAACAGATTATGCCGGTCGATAAAAATCCGCAAAGCATCTCTACTGCTCAAAAAAAAGCAGAGGAGATGAGCATCAGCGAATTAAAACAATACATTAAAACCCTTAAACGTGAATTCGTCAAATCTGGCAAATACGAAACCGAGCTGCACCAGCGAATCACCATTCCGATGGCCAGCCTAGTCTTTGCCATGATCGGCGCGCCGCTCGGATTGCAGCCGCACCGTACCAGTTCCTCCATCGGCCTCGGACTCAGCATTATCATTATCTTCGCCTATTATACTGTCATGACAATATTTAATGCCCTTGGCCAAGGCGGCGCCATCTATCCCATGCTCGCAGCCTGGATACCAAACCTGGCTGGGATCATCGCCGGAGTATTCTTGATTCGCAAAGCGTCGAGGTAA